Proteins from a genomic interval of Papaver somniferum cultivar HN1 chromosome 4, ASM357369v1, whole genome shotgun sequence:
- the LOC113274576 gene encoding F-box/kelch-repeat protein SKIP4-like — protein MSEANSEEAVQIQQTHTPLLSGLPDDIALFCLARVPRRYHTLLKCVSKRWRDLVCSEHWISYRQKHNLAESWIYVLCRDKADRLERACLYVLDPISLKRCWKLVPSLPDQCLKRKGMAFEVLGNKVCLLGGCGWFEDATDEVYCYDASRNTWDSAAPLSTARCYFACEALNEKLYAIGGVGSNLSDPHSWDMYDPSTNSWTSHSDPNIVPDIEESFVLDGKIYIRCGVSSTMPSNVYAVVYKPSSGTWEHADKDLVSGWSGPAIVVEGNLYVLDQSSGTRLMMWEKKSREWIAVGRLSPLLTRPPCRLAAIGKSIFVIGKGLSTVMFDVSTAGNIGGVMVSSSIPRLAGDDDVICCKVLSI, from the exons ATGAGTGAAGCCAATTCAGAAGAAGCTGTACAAATACAGCAAACTCATACACCCTTGTTAAGTGGGCTTCCAGATGACATTGCCCTCTTCTGCTTGGCTAGAGTTCCACGGAGGTATCATACACTTCTTAAATGCGTGTCTAAGAGATGGAGAGACTTAGTCTGCAGCGAACATTGGATATCTTATCGTCAAAAGCACAATCTGGCAGAGTCTTGGATCTATGTGTTGTGTAGAGACAAGGCTGATCGGCTTGAACGAGCTTGCTTATATGTGTTGGACCCCATTTCGTTAAAGCGGTGTTGGAAACTTGTACCTAGTCTCCCGGATCAGTGCTTGAAAAGGAAGGGAATGGCTTTTGAAGTGTTGGGAAATAAAGTGTGCTTGTTGGGGGGCTGTGGTTGGTTTGAAGACGCTACAGACGAAGTCTACTGTTATGACGCTTCAAGAAACACTTGGGATAGTGCTGCTCCTTTGTCGACTGCTAG GTGCTATTTCGCTTGTGAGGCTTTGAACGAGAAACTCTATGCTATTGGAGGGGTAGGTTCAAATTTAAGTGATCCACATTCCTGGGATATGTACGACCCATCAACAAACAGTTGGACCTCTCACTCGGATCCAAATATTGTTCCTGACATCGAAGAATCATTCGTCTTGGATGGGAAAATTTACATTCGCTGTGGTGTTTCTTCTACGATGCCTTCAAATGTCTATGCAGTTGTCTACAAACCTTCAAGTGGCACTTGGGAGCATGCAGATAAAGATTTGGTTTCAGGATGGTCAGGGCCTGCCATTGTTGTAGAAGGTAATCTCTATGTGCTTGATCAGAGTTCTGGTACCAGATTGATGATGTGGGAAAAGAAGAGTAGAGAGTGGATTGCTGTTGGAAGACTTTCACCATTGCTGACAAGGCCACCTTGTAGACTGGCTGCAATTGGCAAGAGCATCTTCGTCATTGGGAAAGGGCTAAGCACAGTTATGTTTGATGTGTCGACAGCAGGAAATATTGGAGGAGTGATGGTGAGCTCTTCCATTCCTAGATTAGctggtgatgatgatgttatctgtTGTAAAGTCTTGTCCATTTGA